The Indicator indicator isolate 239-I01 chromosome 32, UM_Iind_1.1, whole genome shotgun sequence genome contains a region encoding:
- the LOC128977543 gene encoding succinate dehydrogenase [ubiquinone] iron-sulfur subunit, mitochondrial isoform X3 has translation MAAAVVGVSLRRNVPARLLGACPQPICRGAQTAVAAAPRIKKFAIYRWDPDKPGDKPHMQTYEVDLNKCGPMVLDALIKIKNELDSTLTFRRSCREGICGSCAMNIAGGNTLACIKKIDPDLNKVTKIYPLPHMYVVKDLVPDLSNFYAQYKSIEPYLKKKDESQEGKQQYLQSIEDRQKLDGLYECILCACCSTSCPSYWWNGDKYLGPAVLMQAYRWMIDSRDDYTEERLAQLQDPFSLYRCHTIMNCTRTCPKGLNPGKAIAEIKKMMATYKEKAATA, from the exons ATGGCGGCGGCCGTGGTGGGAGTCTCCTTGAGGCGCAACGTCCCTGCACGGCTCCTGGGGGCCTGTCCGCAGCCG ATCTGTCGGGGAGCACAGACGGCGGTGGCGGCAGCGCCCCGGATCAAGAAGTTTGCCATCTACAGATGGGATCCTGATAAGCCTGGGGACAAGCCCCACATGCAGACCTATGAAGTGGATTTGAATAA GTGTGGGCCTATGGTGCTTGATGCTCTGATCAAGATTAAAAATGAGCTGGACTCCACTCTGACCTTCCGCAGATCCTGCCGGGAAG GAATCTGCGGCTCTTGCGCTATGAACATCGCTGGTGGGAACACTCTGGCCTGCATCAAAAAAATTGATCCTGATCTCAACAAGGTCACCAAGATCTACCCTCTGCCCCACATGTATGTGGTGAAGGACCTTGTTCCT GACTTGAGCAACTTCTATGCTCAGTACAAATCCATTGAGCCCTACCTGAAGAAGAAGGATGAGTCCCAAGAGGGCAAGCAGCAGTACCTGCAGTCCATAGAGGACCGTCAGAAACTG GATGGGCTCTATGAGTGCatcctgtgtgcctgctgcagcaccagctgcccCAGCTACTGGTGGAATGGGGACAAGTACTTGGGCCCTGCAGTGCTGATGCAG GCCTACCGCTGGATGATCGACTCCAGGGATGACTACACGGAGGAGcgcctggcacagctgcaggacccCTTCTCCCTCTACCGCTGCCACACCATCATGAACTGCACAAGGACTTGCCCTAAG ggTCTGAACCCAGGCAAGGCCATTGCTGAGATCAAGAAGATGATGGCAACCTACAAAGAGAAGGCAGCCACTGCCTAA
- the LOC128977543 gene encoding succinate dehydrogenase [ubiquinone] iron-sulfur subunit, mitochondrial isoform X4, with protein MAAAVVGVSLRRNVPARLLGGCCAVVWVQICRGAQTAVAAAPRIKKFAIYRWDPDKPGDKPHMQTYEVDLNKCGPMVLDALIKIKNELDSTLTFRRSCREGICGSCAMNIAGGNTLACIKKIDPDLNKVTKIYPLPHMYVVKDLVPDLSNFYAQYKSIEPYLKKKDESQEGKQQYLQSIEDRQKLDGLYECILCACCSTSCPSYWWNGDKYLGPAVLMQAYRWMIDSRDDYTEERLAQLQDPFSLYRCHTIMNCTRTCPKGLNPGKAIAEIKKMMATYKEKAATA; from the exons ATGGCGGCGGCCGTGGTGGGAGTCTCCTTGAGGCGCAACGTCCCTGCACGGCTCCTGGGG GGCTGTTGTGCTGTTGTTTGGGTACAGATCTGTCGGGGAGCACAGACGGCGGTGGCGGCAGCGCCCCGGATCAAGAAGTTTGCCATCTACAGATGGGATCCTGATAAGCCTGGGGACAAGCCCCACATGCAGACCTATGAAGTGGATTTGAATAA GTGTGGGCCTATGGTGCTTGATGCTCTGATCAAGATTAAAAATGAGCTGGACTCCACTCTGACCTTCCGCAGATCCTGCCGGGAAG GAATCTGCGGCTCTTGCGCTATGAACATCGCTGGTGGGAACACTCTGGCCTGCATCAAAAAAATTGATCCTGATCTCAACAAGGTCACCAAGATCTACCCTCTGCCCCACATGTATGTGGTGAAGGACCTTGTTCCT GACTTGAGCAACTTCTATGCTCAGTACAAATCCATTGAGCCCTACCTGAAGAAGAAGGATGAGTCCCAAGAGGGCAAGCAGCAGTACCTGCAGTCCATAGAGGACCGTCAGAAACTG GATGGGCTCTATGAGTGCatcctgtgtgcctgctgcagcaccagctgcccCAGCTACTGGTGGAATGGGGACAAGTACTTGGGCCCTGCAGTGCTGATGCAG GCCTACCGCTGGATGATCGACTCCAGGGATGACTACACGGAGGAGcgcctggcacagctgcaggacccCTTCTCCCTCTACCGCTGCCACACCATCATGAACTGCACAAGGACTTGCCCTAAG ggTCTGAACCCAGGCAAGGCCATTGCTGAGATCAAGAAGATGATGGCAACCTACAAAGAGAAGGCAGCCACTGCCTAA
- the LOC128977543 gene encoding succinate dehydrogenase [ubiquinone] iron-sulfur subunit, mitochondrial isoform X5: MAAAVVGVSLRRNVPARLLGALQICRGAQTAVAAAPRIKKFAIYRWDPDKPGDKPHMQTYEVDLNKCGPMVLDALIKIKNELDSTLTFRRSCREGICGSCAMNIAGGNTLACIKKIDPDLNKVTKIYPLPHMYVVKDLVPDLSNFYAQYKSIEPYLKKKDESQEGKQQYLQSIEDRQKLDGLYECILCACCSTSCPSYWWNGDKYLGPAVLMQAYRWMIDSRDDYTEERLAQLQDPFSLYRCHTIMNCTRTCPKGLNPGKAIAEIKKMMATYKEKAATA, translated from the exons ATGGCGGCGGCCGTGGTGGGAGTCTCCTTGAGGCGCAACGTCCCTGCACGGCTCCTGGGGGCCT TACAGATCTGTCGGGGAGCACAGACGGCGGTGGCGGCAGCGCCCCGGATCAAGAAGTTTGCCATCTACAGATGGGATCCTGATAAGCCTGGGGACAAGCCCCACATGCAGACCTATGAAGTGGATTTGAATAA GTGTGGGCCTATGGTGCTTGATGCTCTGATCAAGATTAAAAATGAGCTGGACTCCACTCTGACCTTCCGCAGATCCTGCCGGGAAG GAATCTGCGGCTCTTGCGCTATGAACATCGCTGGTGGGAACACTCTGGCCTGCATCAAAAAAATTGATCCTGATCTCAACAAGGTCACCAAGATCTACCCTCTGCCCCACATGTATGTGGTGAAGGACCTTGTTCCT GACTTGAGCAACTTCTATGCTCAGTACAAATCCATTGAGCCCTACCTGAAGAAGAAGGATGAGTCCCAAGAGGGCAAGCAGCAGTACCTGCAGTCCATAGAGGACCGTCAGAAACTG GATGGGCTCTATGAGTGCatcctgtgtgcctgctgcagcaccagctgcccCAGCTACTGGTGGAATGGGGACAAGTACTTGGGCCCTGCAGTGCTGATGCAG GCCTACCGCTGGATGATCGACTCCAGGGATGACTACACGGAGGAGcgcctggcacagctgcaggacccCTTCTCCCTCTACCGCTGCCACACCATCATGAACTGCACAAGGACTTGCCCTAAG ggTCTGAACCCAGGCAAGGCCATTGCTGAGATCAAGAAGATGATGGCAACCTACAAAGAGAAGGCAGCCACTGCCTAA